The uncultured Flavobacterium sp. genome has a window encoding:
- a CDS encoding carbon-nitrogen hydrolase, translating to MPKRKYKIAVIQLNLNDVAENNLKKCISWVKDAANKGAEVILLPELYSSHYFCQSEDVDNFALAEPLYSTSFIAFSALAKELGVVIIVPFFEKRMAGIYHNSAYIIDTDGTEAGLYRKMHIPDDPHFYEKFYFTPGDLGFQAIETKKGTVGTLICWDQWYPEAARITALKGAEVLFYPTAIGWHPKEKEQYGENQYGAWMNVMKGHAVANGVFVAACKQNWFRKIYRRNRRNSVLGSFVYCGTTRRNFSSG from the coding sequence ATGCCGAAAAGAAAATATAAAATCGCCGTTATTCAGTTAAACCTTAATGACGTTGCCGAAAATAATCTTAAAAAATGTATTAGTTGGGTAAAAGATGCAGCCAATAAAGGAGCTGAAGTTATCTTACTTCCTGAATTATATAGCAGTCATTATTTTTGTCAAAGCGAAGATGTAGATAATTTTGCATTAGCAGAACCACTTTACAGTACTTCGTTTATTGCTTTTAGCGCTTTGGCAAAAGAATTAGGAGTAGTAATTATTGTTCCTTTCTTCGAGAAAAGAATGGCAGGAATCTACCACAATAGTGCTTACATCATTGATACTGATGGTACAGAAGCTGGTTTATACCGTAAAATGCATATTCCGGACGATCCACATTTTTACGAAAAATTCTATTTTACTCCGGGAGATTTAGGATTTCAGGCAATTGAAACTAAAAAAGGAACTGTTGGAACTTTAATCTGCTGGGATCAATGGTATCCTGAAGCAGCTCGTATTACAGCATTAAAAGGTGCTGAAGTATTGTTTTATCCAACAGCAATTGGATGGCATCCAAAAGAAAAAGAACAATATGGAGAAAACCAATATGGTGCCTGGATGAACGTTATGAAAGGTCACGCTGTTGCAAATGGAGTTTTTGTTGCCGCTTGCAAACAGAATTGGTTTAGAAAAATATATAGAAGGAACAGAAGGAATTCAGTTTTGGGGAGCTTCGTTTATTGCGGGACCACAAGGCGAAATTTTAGCTCAGG
- the clpB gene encoding ATP-dependent chaperone ClpB, giving the protein MNINKFTIKSQEAIQLSQQLVQGNGQQQIENEHIFKAIFEVDENVAPFILKKLNVNVPLFLQILDSTIQSFPKVSGGEILLSREANKTLNEAEIIAQKMNDEYVSIEHLILAIFDSKSKVSQILKDQGVTGKGLKAAIEELRKGERVTSASAEETYNALNKYAKNLNELARTGKLDPVIGRDEEIRRVLQILTRRTKNNPMLVGEPGVGKTAIAEGLAHRIVDGDVPENLKDKIVFSLDMGALIAGAKYKGEFEERLKSVVKEVTSAEGDIVLFIDEIHTLVGAGGGEGAMDAANILKPALARGELRAIGATTLDEYQKYFEKDKALERRFQKVLIDEPDTESAISILRGIKEKYETHHKVQIKDEAIIAAVELSQRYITNRFLPDKAIDLMDEAASKLRMEINSKPEELDVLDRKIMQLEIEIEAIKREKEESKLKILHMELANLKEERNVIYVKWKSEKDIVDGIQIVKQEIEDFKYEAERAERDGDYGKVAEIRYGKIKEAQERLDVLQKQLQEYQSGHSLIKEEVTREDIAEVVAKWTGIPVMKMLQTEREKLLHLEDELHKRVVGQEEAIEAVSDAVRRSRAGLQDMKKPVGTFLFLGTTGVGKTELAKALAEYLFDDENAMTRIDMSEYQERHSVSRLVGAPPGYVGYDEGGQLTEAVRRKPYSVILLDEIEKAHPDTFNILLQVLDEGRLTDNKGRLADFKNTIIIMTSNMGSQIIQDKFENLKGSIEAATEAAKVEVLGLLKQTVRPEFINRIDEIVMFTPLTVDNISRIVSLQLKSVTKMLALQGITMDATPEAIKYLSDKGYDPQFGARPVKRVIQREVLNQLSKEILAGNIAIDSIILIDAFDGQLVFRNQTHIEK; this is encoded by the coding sequence ATGAACATAAATAAATTTACAATTAAGTCGCAAGAAGCCATCCAGCTTTCACAGCAATTGGTGCAAGGCAACGGACAGCAGCAAATAGAAAACGAACACATTTTTAAGGCCATTTTTGAGGTAGACGAAAATGTCGCGCCGTTTATTCTGAAAAAACTAAATGTAAATGTTCCGTTGTTTTTACAAATATTAGACAGTACAATTCAGAGTTTTCCAAAAGTTTCAGGCGGAGAAATATTACTTTCAAGAGAAGCAAACAAAACACTGAATGAAGCTGAGATTATTGCTCAGAAAATGAACGATGAATATGTTTCTATCGAGCATTTAATTTTGGCAATTTTTGACTCAAAAAGCAAGGTTTCACAAATTTTAAAAGATCAGGGAGTTACCGGAAAAGGGCTTAAAGCTGCTATCGAAGAACTTCGTAAAGGAGAAAGAGTAACATCGGCTTCAGCTGAAGAAACTTATAATGCACTTAACAAATACGCTAAAAATCTAAACGAATTAGCACGTACAGGAAAACTGGATCCGGTTATTGGCCGTGACGAAGAAATCCGTCGTGTGTTGCAGATTTTGACTCGTAGAACCAAGAATAACCCAATGTTAGTGGGAGAGCCAGGAGTTGGTAAAACTGCTATCGCCGAAGGTTTGGCACATAGAATTGTTGATGGTGACGTGCCGGAAAACTTAAAAGATAAAATCGTTTTCTCACTAGATATGGGAGCACTTATTGCGGGTGCAAAGTATAAAGGAGAATTTGAAGAACGTTTAAAATCGGTTGTAAAAGAAGTTACATCTGCTGAGGGCGATATTGTTTTATTTATCGACGAGATTCATACGCTTGTGGGTGCAGGTGGAGGAGAAGGCGCAATGGATGCGGCCAATATTTTAAAACCTGCTTTGGCTCGTGGAGAATTAAGAGCTATTGGAGCAACGACTTTAGATGAATATCAAAAATATTTTGAGAAGGATAAAGCCTTAGAACGTCGTTTTCAAAAAGTATTAATTGACGAGCCGGATACCGAAAGTGCCATTTCGATTTTACGCGGAATCAAAGAAAAGTACGAAACGCATCATAAAGTTCAAATTAAAGACGAGGCAATTATTGCTGCTGTTGAACTTTCGCAACGTTATATTACGAATCGTTTTTTACCGGATAAAGCCATCGATTTGATGGACGAAGCTGCGTCTAAACTGCGCATGGAAATCAATTCAAAACCGGAAGAATTAGATGTTTTGGATCGTAAAATCATGCAGTTAGAAATCGAGATCGAAGCCATTAAACGTGAAAAAGAAGAAAGCAAACTGAAAATTTTGCACATGGAATTGGCAAATCTGAAAGAAGAACGCAACGTAATCTATGTCAAATGGAAATCTGAAAAAGATATTGTTGACGGAATTCAAATCGTAAAACAAGAAATTGAAGATTTTAAATACGAAGCTGAACGTGCTGAACGTGATGGTGATTACGGAAAAGTTGCCGAAATACGTTACGGAAAAATCAAAGAAGCGCAAGAACGTTTGGATGTTTTGCAAAAGCAATTACAAGAATATCAATCAGGTCATTCTTTAATTAAAGAAGAAGTAACCCGCGAAGATATTGCCGAAGTTGTAGCAAAATGGACAGGAATTCCTGTAATGAAGATGCTTCAGACTGAAAGAGAAAAACTGTTACATCTTGAAGATGAATTGCACAAACGTGTCGTTGGTCAGGAAGAAGCTATAGAAGCCGTGAGTGATGCTGTTCGCAGAAGTCGTGCAGGCTTGCAGGACATGAAAAAACCAGTTGGAACCTTCTTGTTTTTAGGAACAACCGGAGTTGGTAAAACTGAGCTTGCAAAAGCCTTGGCAGAATATCTTTTTGATGACGAAAATGCCATGACGCGTATCGATATGAGTGAGTATCAGGAACGCCACAGTGTGAGCCGTTTGGTTGGTGCGCCTCCGGGATATGTAGGCTATGACGAAGGTGGTCAATTGACAGAAGCAGTTCGTAGAAAACCGTATTCAGTAATTTTGTTAGATGAGATCGAAAAAGCGCATCCGGATACTTTTAATATCTTATTGCAAGTTCTGGACGAGGGACGATTGACGGATAACAAAGGTCGTTTGGCCGATTTTAAAAATACGATTATCATCATGACATCCAACATGGGAAGTCAGATTATACAAGATAAATTTGAGAATTTAAAAGGAAGCATAGAAGCTGCTACAGAGGCTGCAAAAGTTGAAGTATTGGGATTATTGAAACAAACCGTTCGTCCGGAATTTATAAACCGTATTGACGAGATTGTGATGTTTACGCCGTTAACAGTCGATAATATTTCCAGAATTGTGAGTTTACAACTTAAGAGCGTTACAAAAATGTTGGCACTGCAAGGTATTACAATGGATGCTACGCCAGAAGCAATTAAGTATTTGTCAGATAAAGGTTATGATCCACAGTTTGGGGCAAGACCAGTAAAACGTGTGATTCAAAGAGAAGTGTTGAATCAATTGTCGAAAGAAATTTTGGCAGGAAACATAGCAATTGACAGCATTATTTTGATAGATGCTTTTGATGGGCAATTGGTTTTCAGAAATCAAACCCATATCGAAAAATAA
- the ytxJ gene encoding bacillithiol system redox-active protein YtxJ, giving the protein MSFLNSIFGNSENTDTPKNNVNWTELTDIAQLSDVTTISNEKPVVIFKHSTRCSISRMALKQFEREFDLNETVDAYFLDLIAHRDISNEIADKFNVYHESPQLILIKNEKAVYDVSHSDIDAVALKEKV; this is encoded by the coding sequence ATGAGTTTTTTAAATTCAATCTTCGGAAATTCAGAGAATACAGACACTCCAAAAAACAATGTAAATTGGACTGAATTAACCGATATAGCACAATTATCAGACGTTACAACAATTTCAAACGAAAAGCCGGTTGTAATTTTTAAACACAGTACAAGATGCAGTATTAGCCGAATGGCTTTGAAACAATTTGAGCGCGAATTTGATTTAAATGAGACTGTTGATGCGTACTTTTTAGATTTAATTGCACACAGAGATATTTCAAATGAAATTGCCGACAAATTCAACGTTTATCATGAATCTCCACAGCTTATTTTAATCAAAAACGAAAAAGCTGTTTATGATGTTTCGCACAGTGATATTGATGCTGTGGCTTTGAAAGAGAAAGTTTAA
- a CDS encoding DUF2157 domain-containing protein, with protein MNKFDDQATKALLDRNLITENKYQEITSYRNLNIFSLNAELKLFVYLSVLLFTSGIGILIYENIDSIGHIAILSLLLIVIGVCFYYCFKNAKGFQKAETTFEHPVLEYLVLAANILTCIFIGYLQFQYKPFGTHYGLATLIPTLVSFFCAYYFDNKSVLTIAITGLAAYVGLSVTPQDLLNNTNFYADQALSYSAITLGVLLILWTVYSTRIQLKTHFTIIYLTFALHIISIASINSLVDYYNDGIWLVFAFVLAGSSYYFYKVSHNLKAISLYVFMIVYAYIGFNIFLFRVFEHIDFSDIWALFILILPAYFIGSIVLFIKLIKNFNKEIAK; from the coding sequence ATGAATAAGTTTGATGACCAAGCCACTAAAGCGCTTCTGGATAGAAACCTAATAACCGAAAACAAGTATCAGGAAATCACTTCCTATCGCAATCTGAATATTTTTTCGCTAAATGCAGAATTAAAATTGTTTGTCTATTTATCGGTTTTGTTATTTACTTCAGGAATCGGAATTTTGATTTACGAAAACATTGATAGTATTGGGCATATTGCGATTCTTTCTTTATTATTGATTGTTATTGGAGTTTGTTTTTATTACTGTTTTAAAAACGCAAAAGGCTTCCAAAAAGCCGAAACTACTTTTGAACACCCTGTCTTAGAATATTTGGTTTTGGCAGCCAATATCCTAACCTGTATTTTTATCGGTTATTTGCAATTTCAATACAAACCATTCGGAACACATTACGGATTAGCAACTTTAATTCCAACACTAGTTAGTTTCTTCTGTGCTTATTATTTTGATAATAAAAGTGTTCTAACCATTGCTATTACTGGTTTGGCAGCGTATGTTGGACTTTCGGTAACACCTCAGGATTTATTAAACAATACTAATTTTTATGCGGACCAAGCGTTGAGTTATTCCGCAATAACGCTTGGAGTTTTACTTATTTTATGGACAGTTTACAGTACCAGAATTCAGCTAAAAACACATTTTACCATTATTTATCTAACATTTGCTTTGCACATTATTAGTATTGCCTCAATCAATAGTTTAGTTGATTATTACAATGATGGCATTTGGTTGGTTTTTGCCTTTGTTCTGGCGGGTTCATCGTATTATTTTTATAAAGTGAGTCATAATCTCAAGGCGATTTCGTTGTATGTTTTTATGATTGTCTATGCTTATATTGGTTTTAATATATTCTTGTTCAGAGTTTTTGAACATATTGATTTCTCAGATATTTGGGCGTTATTTATTTTAATTCTTCCGGCATATTTTATAGGCTCAATAGTATTATTTATTAAACTTATTAAAAACTTCAATAAAGAAATTGCCAAATGA
- the argH gene encoding argininosuccinate lyase, whose product MKLWEKGIPTDKQIEHFTVGNDRELDLVLAKYDALGSIAHAKMLGQIGLLTAEETTSLVDALDEIIADIIVGDFEIEDSFEDVHSKIEYLLTVKLGDAGKKIHTARSRNDQVLVDVHLYLKDELKAIKGQVKTLFDLLMESAEKHQNVLLPGYTHLQIAMPSSFGMWFSAYAESLIDDITMLNTASKIVDQNPLGSAAGYGSSFPINRTFTTQELGFETLKYNAVAAQMSRGKAEKTVAFAMSSVAATLSKFAMDVCLYMSQNFDFISLPAHLTTGSSIMPHKKNPDVFELIRGKCNKIQALPYEITLITNNLPSGYHRDLQLLKEGLFPALQNLKACLDIAIFSVKDITVKDNILKDKKYDYLFTVDTLNEMVVEGMPFRDAYKAVAEQLEAGTYKSPKETKHTHEGSINNLCLDAIKEKMKKAY is encoded by the coding sequence ATGAAACTTTGGGAAAAAGGAATACCAACAGATAAACAAATCGAACATTTCACAGTTGGAAACGATCGTGAACTGGATTTAGTTTTAGCAAAATACGATGCTTTAGGTTCAATCGCTCATGCCAAAATGTTAGGTCAGATTGGTTTGTTAACTGCAGAAGAAACAACATCTTTAGTAGACGCTTTAGACGAAATCATCGCTGATATTATAGTTGGAGATTTCGAAATCGAAGACAGTTTCGAAGACGTCCATTCTAAAATAGAATATCTCTTAACAGTAAAACTAGGCGATGCAGGAAAAAAAATCCACACTGCGCGTTCTCGTAATGATCAGGTTTTAGTAGACGTTCATTTGTATTTAAAAGACGAATTAAAAGCCATAAAAGGGCAGGTAAAAACATTATTTGATTTGTTGATGGAATCGGCAGAAAAACATCAAAATGTATTATTGCCGGGTTATACGCATTTACAAATTGCCATGCCATCGTCATTCGGAATGTGGTTTTCTGCTTACGCCGAAAGTTTAATCGACGATATTACAATGTTGAATACAGCTTCAAAAATTGTAGATCAGAATCCGTTAGGTTCTGCAGCAGGTTATGGAAGTTCATTCCCAATCAACAGAACATTTACAACGCAGGAATTAGGTTTTGAAACCTTAAAATACAATGCCGTTGCAGCGCAAATGAGCCGCGGAAAAGCAGAAAAAACAGTCGCTTTTGCAATGAGCAGTGTTGCAGCAACATTATCAAAATTTGCAATGGACGTTTGTTTGTATATGAGTCAAAACTTTGATTTCATTAGCCTTCCGGCGCATCTTACAACAGGATCGAGCATTATGCCTCACAAGAAGAATCCGGACGTATTTGAATTAATCAGAGGAAAATGCAATAAGATTCAGGCGCTTCCATACGAAATCACTTTAATTACCAATAATTTGCCAAGTGGTTATCACAGAGATTTACAGCTTTTAAAAGAAGGATTGTTTCCTGCGCTTCAAAACTTAAAAGCGTGTCTTGATATTGCGATTTTCTCAGTAAAAGATATTACCGTAAAAGACAATATTTTAAAAGATAAAAAATACGATTATTTGTTTACCGTAGATACTTTAAACGAAATGGTTGTAGAGGGAATGCCGTTTAGAGATGCTTACAAAGCTGTTGCAGAACAATTGGAAGCCGGAACATACAAATCTCCAAAAGAAACAAAACATACACACGAAGGAAGTATCAATAATTTGTGTTTAGACGCAATTAAAGAAAAAATGAAAAAAGCCTATTAA
- a CDS encoding M20 family metallo-hydrolase codes for MKNIAALTQEAISLLKSLIETPSFSSEEDQTALLIENWFNQNEIPFKRENNNVWAFNKYFDENKPTLLLNSHHDTVKPNQAYTNDPFKAIEKDGKLFGLGSNDAGGCLVSLLATFVHFYENQNLSHNIVIVASAEEESSGKNGLNSVLKHLPELDCAIVGEPTLMQLAVAEKGLLVLDVKVKGTASHAAHQNDDNSLYKSIPVMEWFKNYKFDKISDVLGPVKMTVTQISAGKQHNVVPSECDLVVDIRVTDRYTNAEILEVVKANINAEVTPRSMHLNASSIPVEHGLVQAGIALGRTTYGSPTLSDQSVLSCQSLKLGPGETLRSHSADEFIFVNEIEEGVDLYIKILTDFFKL; via the coding sequence ATGAAAAATATTGCAGCGCTTACCCAGGAAGCAATTAGTTTATTAAAAAGTTTGATAGAAACCCCTTCATTTTCAAGTGAAGAAGACCAAACAGCACTTTTAATTGAAAATTGGTTCAATCAAAACGAAATTCCTTTTAAAAGAGAAAACAATAATGTGTGGGCTTTCAACAAGTATTTCGACGAAAATAAACCAACACTTTTACTAAATTCACATCACGATACCGTAAAGCCAAATCAGGCTTATACAAACGATCCGTTTAAAGCCATTGAAAAAGACGGAAAATTATTCGGTTTAGGAAGTAATGATGCGGGCGGATGTTTGGTTTCATTATTGGCAACCTTTGTTCATTTTTATGAAAATCAAAACCTATCACATAATATCGTAATTGTGGCTTCCGCCGAAGAAGAAAGCAGTGGGAAAAATGGTTTAAACAGTGTTTTAAAACATTTACCAGAATTAGATTGCGCCATTGTTGGAGAGCCAACATTAATGCAATTAGCAGTTGCAGAAAAAGGTTTATTGGTTCTTGACGTAAAAGTAAAAGGAACCGCGAGCCACGCTGCACATCAAAACGATGATAATTCATTATACAAATCAATTCCGGTAATGGAATGGTTTAAAAACTATAAATTCGACAAAATCTCAGATGTTCTAGGTCCGGTAAAAATGACCGTAACGCAAATCAGTGCAGGAAAACAGCATAATGTTGTGCCGTCAGAATGTGATTTGGTTGTTGACATTCGTGTAACAGATCGTTATACAAATGCCGAAATTCTTGAAGTTGTAAAAGCAAATATAAACGCCGAAGTAACACCAAGATCAATGCATTTAAACGCATCGTCTATTCCGGTTGAACATGGTTTGGTACAAGCAGGAATTGCTTTAGGAAGAACTACTTATGGGTCTCCAACGCTTTCAGATCAATCTGTTTTAAGCTGTCAGTCCTTAAAACTTGGGCCGGGAGAAACACTACGGTCACATTCAGCAGACGAATTTATTTTTGTAAATGAAATTGAAGAAGGAGTCGATTTGTATATCAAAATACTAACAGATTTCTTTAAATTATAA
- the argB gene encoding acetylglutamate kinase, whose protein sequence is MNVSVIKIGGNIIDNPLELEQFLTDFSKIEGYKVLVHGGGKSATKMAQSIGLVPQMIDGRRITDAPMLDVVVMIYAGQINKHIVAQLQAKDNKAIGFSGADGNLIQSTKRNHPTIDYGFVGDVKQINTKLLATLLETGIVPVFCAITHDKNGQLLNTNADTIASELSIALSEVFDVTLTYCFEKQGVLQDSEDDSSVITEINETLYNKLKEEKVIHSGMIPKLDNCFNSLSRGVQKIKIGHHKMLQNPDVMHTTITL, encoded by the coding sequence ATGAATGTATCAGTAATAAAAATAGGTGGAAATATCATCGATAATCCATTAGAATTAGAACAATTTTTAACCGATTTTTCTAAAATCGAAGGCTATAAAGTTTTAGTTCACGGCGGTGGAAAATCAGCTACAAAAATGGCACAGAGTATTGGTTTAGTTCCGCAAATGATTGACGGACGCCGAATTACAGATGCTCCAATGCTTGACGTTGTGGTAATGATTTACGCTGGACAAATCAATAAACATATTGTGGCGCAATTGCAGGCAAAAGACAATAAGGCAATTGGTTTTTCTGGCGCTGATGGGAATTTGATTCAATCAACAAAACGAAATCATCCCACAATCGATTATGGCTTTGTAGGCGATGTAAAACAAATCAATACCAAATTATTGGCAACTTTATTAGAAACTGGAATTGTTCCTGTTTTCTGTGCAATTACACACGATAAAAATGGACAATTGTTAAACACAAATGCTGACACAATTGCAAGCGAATTATCAATTGCGTTATCTGAAGTTTTTGATGTTACGCTGACATATTGTTTTGAAAAACAAGGGGTTTTGCAAGATTCAGAAGACGATTCATCTGTAATAACAGAAATAAACGAAACATTATACAATAAACTAAAAGAAGAAAAAGTAATCCATTCCGGAATGATTCCAAAATTGGATAATTGTTTCAATAGTTTATCAAGAGGCGTTCAGAAAATCAAAATCGGACATCATAAAATGCTCCAAAATCCAGATGTTATGCACACCACAATCACATTATAA
- a CDS encoding N-acetylornithine carbamoyltransferase codes for MNYISIKDIDSLAKWVKSAIKIKKDPLKNKKLGKNKTLGMLFFNPSLRTRLSTQKAALNLGMNVMVMNFTNEGWTLEFEDGAIMNSGASEHIKEAAEVVSQYCDIIAIRAFAGLVDKEKDYAETVISGFLKYATVPIVNMESAVRHPMQSLADAITMEEHKTKHKPKVVLSWAPHPKALPQAVANSFVEMMQMQKDMDFVITHPEGYELSPEITKDCKIEYDQNKAFENADFVYVKNWSNFNDYGKVTNSDPNWTVTAEKMALTNNGKFMHCLPVRRNVIVTDEVLDGENSIVIEQANNRTYSAQLVLQKILKKL; via the coding sequence ATGAATTATATTTCAATTAAAGATATCGACTCATTAGCAAAATGGGTAAAAAGCGCGATCAAGATCAAAAAAGATCCGCTTAAAAATAAAAAGTTAGGTAAAAATAAAACCTTAGGAATGTTATTCTTCAATCCGAGTTTAAGAACACGTTTGAGTACACAAAAAGCGGCTTTAAATCTAGGAATGAACGTTATGGTAATGAACTTTACCAACGAAGGCTGGACATTAGAGTTCGAAGATGGAGCTATAATGAATTCCGGTGCCTCAGAACATATTAAAGAAGCTGCAGAAGTAGTTTCTCAATATTGTGATATTATCGCAATCCGTGCTTTTGCTGGTTTGGTGGACAAAGAAAAAGATTATGCCGAAACCGTTATTTCAGGATTTTTGAAATATGCAACAGTTCCAATTGTAAATATGGAAAGTGCTGTTCGTCATCCAATGCAATCTTTGGCAGATGCTATTACAATGGAAGAACACAAAACAAAACACAAACCAAAAGTAGTACTTTCGTGGGCGCCGCATCCAAAAGCATTGCCTCAGGCAGTTGCAAATTCTTTTGTAGAAATGATGCAAATGCAAAAAGACATGGATTTTGTAATCACACATCCGGAAGGTTACGAATTGAGTCCGGAAATCACAAAAGACTGCAAAATCGAATACGATCAAAATAAAGCTTTCGAAAATGCCGATTTCGTTTACGTAAAAAACTGGAGCAATTTCAATGATTACGGAAAAGTAACCAACAGCGATCCAAACTGGACAGTCACAGCTGAAAAAATGGCTTTAACGAACAACGGAAAATTCATGCACTGTCTTCCGGTTCGTCGTAACGTAATTGTAACAGACGAAGTTTTAGACGGCGAAAACTCAATCGTAATCGAACAAGCGAATAACAGAACGTATTCGGCACAATTAGTTTTACAGAAGATTTTAAAAAAGTTGTAA
- a CDS encoding GxxExxY protein, which translates to MKLLHQELTDVIIKTFYEVYNELGHGFLERVYQNSLYLELKNKGLYVEAQKKIIVYYKGAKVGEYYADLVVEDLIILELKAANCIVVEFENQILNYLKGTDCEVGLLLNFGTKPEFRRKVFENSRKIRI; encoded by the coding sequence ATGAAATTATTACATCAAGAGCTGACCGATGTCATTATTAAAACTTTTTACGAAGTTTATAATGAATTAGGACATGGGTTTTTAGAAAGAGTTTATCAAAATTCCTTGTATTTGGAATTAAAAAATAAAGGTTTGTATGTTGAAGCTCAGAAGAAAATAATAGTATATTATAAAGGGGCTAAAGTAGGTGAATATTATGCAGATTTAGTAGTTGAAGATTTAATTATTTTAGAACTAAAAGCAGCTAATTGTATTGTAGTCGAGTTTGAAAATCAAATTTTGAATTATTTAAAAGGCACAGACTGTGAAGTTGGTCTACTTCTAAATTTTGGAACAAAACCAGAATTCAGACGAAAAGTATTTGAAAATAGTAGAAAAATAAGAATATAA
- the proB gene encoding glutamate 5-kinase produces the protein MSKKRILLKIGSNTLTKETNHISRGKIEDLGMQIAALNKDYEFVIVSSGAIAAAKQFVKLESKGKEIVVKQALASIGQPHLMRIFHENFSDLGLLTSQCLLSYSDFEKDQSKVNIVNTINVLVENNYIPIINENDTVATDEIQFGDNDKLAALTAVLLNVDILIIATNTNGIYTKDSIHDEIPETIKLVNDLKTLEKEIGESKSSHGTGGMQSKIEAAAIAKAANIETWIVNGLNDNFILRALNNEIPFTKIV, from the coding sequence ATGAGCAAAAAAAGGATTTTATTAAAAATAGGAAGTAATACTTTAACCAAAGAAACCAATCATATTTCTCGGGGAAAAATTGAAGACCTCGGAATGCAGATTGCAGCTTTAAACAAAGATTACGAATTTGTAATTGTAAGTTCTGGAGCAATCGCGGCCGCCAAACAATTTGTAAAACTGGAAAGTAAAGGAAAAGAAATTGTAGTAAAACAAGCATTAGCTTCAATTGGTCAGCCACATTTAATGCGGATTTTCCATGAAAATTTCAGTGATTTAGGTTTATTGACATCGCAATGTTTATTGTCTTATTCAGATTTCGAAAAAGACCAGTCAAAAGTAAACATTGTCAATACGATAAACGTTTTGGTTGAGAACAATTACATCCCGATTATTAATGAAAATGATACCGTTGCCACAGATGAGATTCAGTTTGGGGATAATGACAAATTAGCTGCTTTAACCGCAGTGCTGCTAAATGTTGATATTTTGATAATTGCCACCAATACAAACGGAATTTATACGAAAGATTCCATTCACGATGAAATTCCGGAAACGATTAAATTAGTTAATGATTTAAAGACATTAGAAAAAGAAATTGGCGAATCAAAATCATCACACGGAACAGGAGGAATGCAATCCAAAATCGAAGCAGCCGCAATTGCAAAAGCAGCCAACATCGAAACCTGGATCGTCAACGGATTAAATGATAATTTTATTCTGCGGGCGCTAAATAATGAGATTCCTTTTACTAAGATTGTGTAA